Within uncultured Methanoregula sp., the genomic segment TGGTCATCACGGAGTGCGTAGCTGATTGCGGCAAATTTGCCGGCATAACCTGTGATGATGAGCGTCTCTCCCTGTTTTACATCCTGAACCGGGTTCAGGGTGAGCGGGGTACCTGCCGAGAGGCCCCCCGGAACGTCCGGGACGGGCACGGCCGGAACGCTGTCGCTCGGTAGTACCATGAAAAACCGGGACTCGCCAACAGAATCATTTTCACGGGATCTTACGATAGCGAATTGTGCATCGGAACGGAGATTTGTGCTGTCAAGCGTGAGAGAGAACGTATTGTTGCAGCCATTCCCCTTCCGCACCGTGGATACGGCCCCCATCCGGTCATCGGCACCGCATCTCGTCTGGGAATGATGATACCCCACGATGGTGAGAATGTCAAGCACTTTTCCCGCCGGGATATTCGTCTCGCCACGAATTTCAATCGGATCTCCCCGGTAAATATCACCAATGGGATCGATGGTAATCCAGAATGACCCGTTTTCCTGCCGGGGACACCATGCCGGTGCCGGCGTCGGGGTGAGAGGCTGGGTTACCGGCAGGGTCTGTGAAATAGTGGTTGGGACTGAACGATTTCCCGTATCAGCAGGCCCTACACATCCAGCACTAACAATGAGAACAATCACGATTGACAGGGCAAAAAGTGGTTTTAAAGGGGTCATGAAAGGTCGCTATTCCGGGATTCAATCCATCCGGCTGGTTGGAAGAAAAAGAGTCAGCAGGGGGAGTTATATAATTTTTGAAATATTTTTCACAGGGTGTTTGCGGGGTGCGAGAGAAATCAGACAGTGATTCTCCTTGGCATCAGGCCAGTTCCGGCACGCCGTCCGCCCATTTCTCAACCCGCGTACGGATTGCATCATCACTATAGGATGAGAGAGTTACCCGGTCGCGTGCCATACTGATGAAGTACAGTTCGCCATCCGGGTCATGGCATTTCAGGATAACGGAGAAGAGGTCCTTATCCGGAATGTGCCGGACCTTCCCACGGTGGGAGGCTATGTTGGCCATGTTGGAGATGACCGCGGCAATACCGGACTGGTAGCCTTCAACGGAATCGTAGACCTCCGATCCGCTCCCGATCTGTTTTCCTTTCGCATCCATATACACGAATTTTGCCGTGTGCATCTCCCGCACAACTTCGACCGGCGGGTGGTTCTTTCTAGCGCTCCGGTAGGAGGTACAATCAAGCGCATTCTTCCGGACGATCGAACGGACAACGGCGTCAAACACCGTGATGTCCGGAAATGGGGTTTTCAGCAGGCGGAATGCACTCTTTGTTCCGGCACGAATACGGAAATGGGTCAAATTCTCTCTCTCCTGGTATCTGCCGCAGCACAAATCGCGGCATCTTGTTTCCTGAAGTACGGCACAGGGTAGCGGTCTGTGTCCTGATAATAAGAGATTGGAAGAGGCCGATAAATTCTTGGTGGTCGGATGCATGGGGTTGGGGAGAGGGTCGGGCAGGTACAATTTTTATCGTGACCCGCTTTCCCGGGTTTGTTGTTTCGCCTCTCGATTATCACGATATCATTCGTAAAAATGGAGGCATGGGGAGGGATTGCAGGATCGGGTGGCCGTGCAAAAGGGCTGCCCGGAATGCATCTGTACCCATGCGACCCCCTACATCCACTCATGGCCATGACCTGCTTTTCAGCCTCGCATTTGAGAGATTTTACGACGATAAATATGTAAGGATTCAGTGAGCCGGGTAAGAAAATTCATTGTAGGGGGTCGCATGGGTACATTTAGCTGCGAGGCCGCGTCCCTAGGGGGAAATGATCCGCTGGGGCTCCTCTCCGCTTACCCTTTCCTTGCCACCGTCACAATAAATGTCCGGTTCCGGTATACCACATCGACATCGGAGAACCCAGCATCGTTGAGCCACGATAACTGGACCGACAGTTTTTCGTTCCGGTCAAAGGTGTCCCTGCGCTTCAGGATCTCGGCATGCTGTGCTTCGGTCAGCGGGCCGCTCCGGAGGAACTCGTTCCAGGAGGCCAGGAACCGATCGCGGAAATACGGGGTCTCGCCATCCGCCTGGTCGGCATTGACAAACATCCCACCCGGAACCAGCGCCGCATGAATCCTCTGGAAGAGCCGGCGTTTGTCATCCGGGGCAAGGTGGTGGATGGAGAGGGCCGAGCAGACGAGATCGTACGGACCCCCGAGATCCACCTGGCTGTAATCGCAGACCACGTACCTGGTGCCCGGGCGGGTGGCAAACCGCCTGCGTGCCATGTCCAGCATATTCTCGGAGATGTCCATCAGCGTGAGGCTGGCATCGGGGAATTTTTCGAGAAGGTATGACCCGAGGAGCCCGGTACCGGCCCCGATATCGAGGATCTTCGGTTCAGGGGCTGACGATTCCATGGCCCAGACCGCGGTGCCGTACAGCTGCCGCATCTCCGGGATGACATGCTCCCGCTGGGTATCGTAATCCTCTGCAAACCGGTTGAATGCCTGCCGTATATGATCCAGAACAAAACCCCCTTTCCTGCGGTTATTTTACGCTTATGGTTTCTTCTCCCGGATGGACACGACCGTCCCGAGGATCTTTTCGTGATCGTCTTTGACCGGGCGGACCGAGATGCTCACTTTCCGTCGCCTGGAGGTCGTTGTCACGGCTGCGGTGTTGGCATCGTAATTGACACCGGCCATCTGCCGGGCTGCCTCATCCACGGGATCCTTGAGCTCCTCGTCCTTGAGTTCGTTGATGAACATCAGGACTTTTCGCCAGTGTTTCATAAGGATCTGTCCGGGGGGGATGTCAATGAACCAGGCAGCATAGGGATTGAAGAAAATGATCCGGCCATGCTTGTCCGTGATGAAGATCGCTTCAAGGGAGTCCATGATCTTCTTTGGATCCCCGGCGGGGTAGCGGATCGTGGTTTTTCCCCGGTTGCTGTGGTTGTAGATGGCGAGATCCACGTTTGTCGAGATCTCGACCATCGTGAACGGCTTGAAGATGATCCCGTACGGCTGCGAGTACTTGGCGCGCTCGAGGAGGCTCTCTTCCGAGACAGCCGTGATGAAGATGATCGGATAATGGAAGAGCTGGAAGATGAAATTCGCCGCATCCAGGCCGTCCATCTCACCTGCCAGGCTGACATCCATGATCACCAGGTCGGGATTCAGTTCTGCGGCTTTGATGATGGATTCTTCACCGGAAGTTACAACCCCGACAATATTGTACCCCTTCTTCTGGAGCATGATCGAGATGAGGCGGGTGATGATGGGATCGTCATCGACAATAAGAATACGGGGGGGCGGGGACATGGATCACCAGGAAAGGGATATTATATTAAAATATTATTTCACGATGGTTTATACCTTGTTTTCTAACCAAAAAAAAGGAACTAAAAAGCCCGTTCTGGCACCCGGCTCAGACTTCAAATGACCCGAGCCGGGACTGGAACGTGCTGTCAAGGAAATCGACTTTGCAGGTCCGGGCCTGCTCGCCATCGATGGGAAGCGGGTAGCAGCCGGTGAGGCAGCCGGTGCAGAGATCCTCGCGATCGAAGCCTATCGCTTCCACGAGCGCCTCAAGCGAGATATGGTGGAGCGTGGTCGCGGTGATGCTGCGCCTCACCTCTTCCTCGTTCTTGTTGCTCGCGATCAGTTCCTCGCGGGTCGGCATGTCCACGCCAAGGTAACAGGGAGCCTTGATCGCGGGGGAGCCAATCCGCATGTGGACCTCGCGGGCCCCTGCATCCCTCATCATGTCGATGATCCGTTTCGACGTTGTGCCCCGCACGATACTGTCATCGACCAGCACCACGGACTTGCCTTTCAGGTGCGCAGGGATCGGGTTGAGCTTGATCCGGACCGCCTTCTCCCGCTCCTTCTGGGTGGGCATGATGAACGTGCGGCCCATGTACCGGTTCTTCATTAAGGATTCGACAAACGGGATCTTCGATTGTTCCGCGTAGCCGATGGCATAGGCCGTCCCCGAGTCCGGGACCGAACAGACGGAGTCAGCCTTCACCGGGTCTTCTTCGAAAAGTTTCTGGCCAATCTGCCGGCGGACATCGTACACCAGTACCCCGTCGATAACTGCATCCGCCCGTGCGAAATAGATGTACTCAAAGATACAGTGGGCACGCTTGCCTGCCACCGCAATCTGCATGCACCGGACCCCGTCCGCATCGATCCGGACCAGTTCACCGGGCTTCACATCCCGGAGGAACTTGGCACTCAGCGCGTCGATTGCAACACTCTCAGAGGCAACCATGTACCCGTGCTCGGTCTTTCCGATACAGAGGGGCTTGATACCCAGCGGATCCCGGAAACCATAGAGGGCCCCGTCAATCAGGATCACGACCGCATAGGATCCCACCAGTTTGTGCATGCAGAAACTGACCGCATCCTCGACCGACCCCGCGTTGCCGATCGCCTCGATGAGGATCTTCGCGATGATCTCGGTATCGGTTGTTGTCGTGAAAATCTGGCCGGCCTTCTCGTACTCGGCCCGGAGCTCGCAGGTATTGACAAGGTTCCCGTTATGGGCGATGGAGATGAAACGCTCCTGGAACTGGAAGTTCAGGGGCTGAATATTTTCAGGAAGGTTTGCACCGGTTGTCGGATAGCGGACATGCCCGATACCGGCAGTCCCTTTCAGGTCGGTTAAAACCGGGGGAGAAAAGACATCGGCGACAAGCCCGTTCCCCTTGAACTTGTGGAGAAGGGTGCCGTCAAAAGTAGAGATTCCGGCGCTCTCCTGCCCACGGTGCTGGAGAGCGTACAGGGCGTAATAGAGCTGGATTGATACACCGCCAGCATCGACGATGCCAACGATACCGCACATGATACAACTCTAATGCGTCGGGACTTTTGGTCGCTTGCTGTGCCACTTATAGTCGCTGATTTTCGTGCTTTTGCCAAAACCACAGGCAGAGCAGACTTTCTTCTGGGCATGGAACGAGATCTTCCCGCAGCGCCGGCAGGCGATGTGGGTGAACTTGTTCATCTTTCCCATTGATGGAGTGCCTTTTGACATGTTACTTCACCTTATTGTTCGAGTGACGGAGAGATATAAATTACATTATCCCCACGGACGATGAGAGTGCCGACTTTTACGACCTGTCCGTTCTCCACTTCCTCGGCTTTGTCGAGGACAAGGTTCATATGTACATCATATCCCTGGAGAACGCCCCGGATTTCTCTCCCGCCTTTGAGAGATACAATAACGGGCTGACGGTTCAGCACCAGATCTAAAATATCCAACGGCCTTTTGGTCATAATAATACCCTGTTACCATCGCTCTGGAGTAATATATGTGTGTGAGCGGATCACTTAAACATACCGTAGATCCTGAGGGGCAAATACTTTTCCCTGCACACCCGGACGTTCCGGAATACAGGACGAGGGGACATAAAAGACCCTCATCATGCAAATTATTTTCATTTGTGCGGTCTGAATAGTTGAAGCAGAACAATGAAAAAGATAACTGTAAAAAAACGCCATTCCATCCGGAAAAGCCAAGGTGCCGACCTGCTCTCCCGCCTGGCAGAACAGATCGGGCCCTCAGCAAATCTCTTTCGCGCGGACATG encodes:
- a CDS encoding LSM domain-containing protein is translated as MTKRPLDILDLVLNRQPVIVSLKGGREIRGVLQGYDVHMNLVLDKAEEVENGQVVKVGTLIVRGDNVIYISPSLEQ
- the purF gene encoding amidophosphoribosyltransferase, whose protein sequence is MCGIVGIVDAGGVSIQLYYALYALQHRGQESAGISTFDGTLLHKFKGNGLVADVFSPPVLTDLKGTAGIGHVRYPTTGANLPENIQPLNFQFQERFISIAHNGNLVNTCELRAEYEKAGQIFTTTTDTEIIAKILIEAIGNAGSVEDAVSFCMHKLVGSYAVVILIDGALYGFRDPLGIKPLCIGKTEHGYMVASESVAIDALSAKFLRDVKPGELVRIDADGVRCMQIAVAGKRAHCIFEYIYFARADAVIDGVLVYDVRRQIGQKLFEEDPVKADSVCSVPDSGTAYAIGYAEQSKIPFVESLMKNRYMGRTFIMPTQKEREKAVRIKLNPIPAHLKGKSVVLVDDSIVRGTTSKRIIDMMRDAGAREVHMRIGSPAIKAPCYLGVDMPTREELIASNKNEEEVRRSITATTLHHISLEALVEAIGFDREDLCTGCLTGCYPLPIDGEQARTCKVDFLDSTFQSRLGSFEV
- a CDS encoding response regulator; the protein is MSPPPRILIVDDDPIITRLISIMLQKKGYNIVGVVTSGEESIIKAAELNPDLVIMDVSLAGEMDGLDAANFIFQLFHYPIIFITAVSEESLLERAKYSQPYGIIFKPFTMVEISTNVDLAIYNHSNRGKTTIRYPAGDPKKIMDSLEAIFITDKHGRIIFFNPYAAWFIDIPPGQILMKHWRKVLMFINELKDEELKDPVDEAARQMAGVNYDANTAAVTTTSRRRKVSISVRPVKDDHEKILGTVVSIREKKP
- a CDS encoding methyltransferase — encoded protein: MDHIRQAFNRFAEDYDTQREHVIPEMRQLYGTAVWAMESSAPEPKILDIGAGTGLLGSYLLEKFPDASLTLMDISENMLDMARRRFATRPGTRYVVCDYSQVDLGGPYDLVCSALSIHHLAPDDKRRLFQRIHAALVPGGMFVNADQADGETPYFRDRFLASWNEFLRSGPLTEAQHAEILKRRDTFDRNEKLSVQLSWLNDAGFSDVDVVYRNRTFIVTVARKG
- a CDS encoding 50S ribosomal protein L37e, whose protein sequence is MSKGTPSMGKMNKFTHIACRRCGKISFHAQKKVCSACGFGKSTKISDYKWHSKRPKVPTH